The nucleotide sequence TGTCACCTTCTAAACGTTAATTTAACAGCCATATATTAACATCTCCGTTATCATATATACAATTCTTTTCGTCGTATGCAAGATGAAGCAGCTTTGAGGGGGGGCGCCCATGGTTCCATATAATGTTGCCATAAGCTCTTTTATTTTCCACAAAATAAGTGATATCGAACTTTAATGGAGATTTATGCAATAAGTTAATCTCTCCCCAGAGGGCCTCTCCTGGATCGGGTCCTTTATATCCACTGAACCAGAAATCTTCAGACGTCAGCGGATATCGCTTAAATTCTGAGATATTGATGCTGATATAGCCGTATATCTGATCGGCGTATGTGGATGAAGTGAGAAGGTGCATCGTCTCAGATGTCGCGAATATTCTCGCACCGAAGATTTCATCGTTTGATATAGCAGAACCATTTACAATATTCTCTTTCATCCATCTACCAGTCATATAGGTTGATTCTTCAACATACCGTTCGTTTATTGGCTTTACGCCGTCTTCAGGCAGGAAATGTATAAACTGATAGTAACCAGAAAAGATGATGCATAACAGCAGAAAAATGGAAAATAAAGGCAGTGTATGTTTTTGTTTTTCCGATATTCTTAGAATATTTAACAAACCTGTACCCGCAAGAAGGACTGCAAATATCGGCAGGAACCACTTCATGTACGTCTGTTCATATACAAAAGTGGTGAGCAGTATTAATGTCAATAGCAGAAACCATTCTCCAAATCTTTTGTCTTGCTTAAATATTAGGTATGCCAGGCCTCCGGCGGCAGGGATGATCAATAATCCAAGGTATCTTACATAACTCACATCTATTGATGCATATCTCGAGTGTTCGATGAAACGACCAGTAAAGAAAGGTATCGAAAACATAAAGAGGAAAGCGCCAATAGTGATAAATGGGGTGACATAAGGAGCAGAAGTTAAAGATGAGATTTTTTCTGAGAATTTTGTATTGATATGATTTTCCAATTTACTATAAAGAACAATAATAAAATATGCAAAGAACGCAGGAATGAGGAAATAGAATAAATGATGCGTTGCCAACAGGAATATCGCTAAAAGGAGGGTTAAAGGAACGTATTTGAGGGATGTACGGCACTTTAACAATAGATACACGAGCAATGGCGCCAGTACTATCAGAGGTCCCCGTGTTGGTATCGTCCAAGTGGTATATCCCAGTACTGCAGGTGTGGTGGAAAAACCAAATGCCACTAAAAATTTGAAAAGGTCGTCATCTACAATCTTCCCTGCCATCAAATAGGCGGTAAACATACTCAGTAGCCCGATAAAAATACAGTACAAAAATATCACCCACCTCATCTCCATTCCTGAACATTGTGAGATACCAGAAAGGAGAAATTGCATCGTACTCGAATATGAAGCAGGATAAAGTCCAAATATCGACAATGGATGAAGGAACCATCTGGCATATCCAAACTCGTTTATTGAGTTTGTCATTATGTGCATCAAAACCGAATCGGGATATACCTCGTGAGGTACGACTTGAAACCGCAGGATAATGTTTAAAGCTAAAAGAAGTACAAATAACCCAGGTTTTATTTTATTGGATAACTTCATTGGTCTCTCAGCTTGAACAGACGGAGCTTATTAATGTTCTTCCACTTGTTCCAAAACTTGTTCCAAAAATATTTTCTAACTTCTTCATCATCTACCTGTTCTTTTCTTTTCATTACACTACCAAGATAACCTGCCAAATACGCAATTCCGACATACCACGGTTCTTTTCCTCTCCTATGGAGTAAATAAATCACAGTTTTAACAAAAACATGAAATGGATGAAGATTTAAATAATGAGCACCTGTACCTTTGTGCATATATCCTTTCCAGTACCCTTCAGCACTACTGACACCTCTTATTTCAGTTGCTATATTCTCTTCAAATCTCCTTGTTTTCCAACCCCTCAATTGTGCTTTTGCCTTCAGCACACTGTCCCATGAATACGATACAGGGATACCTCCACATTTCTCAAAACATTCTCTCTTTATCAGCATATCACCACCAGAAGGTTCATCCTCTGGTAGCCCTTCTATGTGTACCATTTGATCACCAACTGGAAGCTTGATACCCCCACTCGCAACACCCAGTTCAGGATCTCTCTCAAACTCTTTTATTAGATTCTCAAAGAACGTCCTGTCCAATGTTAGATCGCCGTCAACATTAGCTAAATATTCATAATCAATCCCGTTTTTATTGCAATGTTCAATTGCAAAATCAAAACCAGTTCTGACCACCTTCGCTAAGTGCAATCCCAGATCTCTTTTATCACTATTCATTTGAATGCTTTCAATCCAATCATAATTTTTCTTGGCTTCTCTAATTATATCAGGCGTGTTGTCTGTGCTTCCATCATCCACAATAACCCATAACACGGGTTTTAATGTTTGAGATGCTATGGACCGGATAAGATCTGGCAAATTAACTCCTTCGTTCTTAACCGGCGTAACAATGAGATAGTTCTTTTGAGAGTCTGTCATATTCCTTGTGTCCACTCCAAAGAGCCATAATTTACTTTTACCATCTGAACAACCTCGCAACCTCGAACGCCTCTGCAAATTCCACGCCCATGGTGTACCCCCTCGCTTTCGCCAGACCTATGATTGCCTCTTTTTCCATGTATTCCTTCTTGTTCTGTGAAACGTATTCTCCTATACACCTCAATTTATCTTCAAATACCTCGCTAACGTCACTGAATGCCGCTGGTCTAAATTCTATTGTGGTTGAGGGCGTTTCATATAAGAGAATAGCATTCTTCATCCGACGTGAGGCAGATAAGGTGGATTTCGCAATATTCGCATGATCCTGATGAAAGTCCTTGGGAGAGTGGACATACACTATCTCAGGTTCAAGTTCTTTTATATGCTCATCTAACAGACTGACTGTGTCTCCATCATGCATTATCATTGTGTCAGGCAGATTTAAGAAGTGAACATTCTCAACTTCCATTAACTTCGCTGCAGCCATCACTTCAGACTTTCTTCTATCTGCATCTCCACTTTTCTCTCCAAGGGATGCAACGACATAACAGACTTTATCGCCATTCAAAACATGTTTCCTGATCGTGCCCCCACATCCAAGTTCTATATCGTCTGGATGTGCCCCAATCGCAAGAATATTTCTATTTTTCATCCATAACCCTTTTATTAAGGCATCTTGCCCACATTGAACAATGCATCTATCGCCGCCATATCTGGTTCAAAGCCTTCATAACGCTGTTTATAAACGGGATGTTTAAAATCCTGAAATACCACTTTTATGCCTTTCTTCTGGAATAACGAGGTATCAAGATAATTGCGCCCCGCAGCTCCAGAGAGATATGTATCCCCCCCTAATGCCTCAACCATCTCTACCAGCCGCTCAGTGGATCTGGATGTAAAGCCTAACTCGCTGGAAAGTCCTATTTCTGTCTTTATATCAAATGCTTTTTTCAGAAAGTTTATCAGTTCCATGTTCAGCTCAACCAGTTTATCATATCTTTTCTCATAAATCTTCTTCAGTTCGTCTGCATACTCGCTGTAATAAGCCGCACCCTTGTAATTGTCCTCGATATCTTTGAAATGTGCATCCGCCCATCCCAATCCTTTCCATGTGCTCACTTCGTTTTTTATCCTTATCTCGTTTATCGGTAGATGTTTCTTCTCAACCGGTACTGTGAGCCATTTCCAGCCATTATGTATTCTGATTCTATTGCGATGCTGGAAATCACTTTTGTTGAACTGTGCGTCATCGTAGATCACGAATAGATCTGATTTTTTCATCTTGTCAAAGAATCCCAGATATGGGAGGTAATTGGGCTGGTGGATTGCGATGATCATTTACATATTACCCATTTTGTAGCTCTTGTGAGGATGTTCCGCAATTGCTTTTGGCACTAAAAAATTCGATTCTTTTTGGTTTTGAAGCCCTATTTGCATTTCTTTTCTTCCATTTTTGAATTGTTGGACAGCCTCTTGTATTTGTGAAAACTCTGTGTATAATCATCTATAAATTCCGTCATAAACTCTGTAACATCTATTTTTTTCATTAAGCAATTTCTCTTTTTTACTCTTCTAGACGTGTTTTTTTTTTGGATAAAAATACGAGTGCTTTATTTATGCCCTTACCTGACTCATCATAAATAAAAATTAGACCATACCTTTCTTCCAGAACAATAAAATTACCCATTTAACTCACCCTTTAACTCATTAATACAATGGATATCGCTACCCCTGACTAATCTAACATTATATCTTCTCGCTACACTTATCCAATTTTCTGAAGGAACACTATATTTTCCATTTATCTCGAGCAAAACCTCTTGTTTCCACATCGACTTAAAAATTTTAATTAACTCCTTTTCAGACAATTCTAAACCGTGTTTAGTTAAAAATGCCCCTGGGTGTGCCCAAGCATTAACATATCTATTTCTCAAAACACTATTTAGACTTTCTATATACATATCAATATCTTCAGGAAAAGAATGAAAGGCGAATATCGAATAATCAACTTCTTTTAAAATCCACTCTTCAACATCGAACCCCCCGTTCGGTAAAACTTTTGCTTCACATCCAGATAATATTATTAGATTGAACTCTTCTCTTGCTTTTTCAATATCGTCTAAAAATTGATTGAAATCGTAATACACGTGATTCGTATTTTTTCTAACGTGCTCTGTAAAGGCAACTAAAGGGATTTTCAATTCTATAGCTTTTTTACAATATTCGGATACACTATTTTTGCCATCTGTATAGTTTGTGTGGATATGCCATTCTCCTTTCAATAGATAGTTGGTATACTTCTTCCAGATTTTCATAATCTCCCCAAAATCGTTGCTTCATTCACTCTGATACCCCCCCAATACCTCATTATTCTTGTTCCCCACACAATATCAAACTCAGGAACTTCTTCCCCTAATGCATATTTAACCGCTCCATAAATGATGTTTGCTCCTGCAAATGTCGCCAAAACCATAGTCCCCTGGATTCTTGGATTCGATTCTAAAAGTTTTGGTACATTATTTTCGTCTAATTTAAATTGGAAACCGTAAGCATATCTTAAGTCTAGTGCTTCACTTAATCTTTCAGAATATTCAATTATCTCTTCATTTTTCTCGACAGTTCCGTTAAAAGTTATCCCATACTTTATTAAATCTCTTTTTCTTGGAATTACTGTAAGAGACTCGGTGTTTAACACATCGACAGTATATTCCTTATTGGGTAAATATTCCATAACTAATAAGCGAGGGAATGAAGGTCCCAAAATCTCTTTTAAATTATCCATTTTTAGGTATACTCCTGTTGGTTTCTTAGAGTAGAATATATCTTTTAAATTCATTGATTCATCGATAATTCTTAGCCCTCTCATGCCATTTGATACAGGGGGTTTAACAACAACTCGTTTTTTAGGCCACCCCAATTCATTAGCATATTCAAGTAAATCATTAAAATTATCTGCTAAATAAAACTTAGGCGTTGGAACATCTATTTTATTTGCCGTTTTCATAAGTTTGTATTTGTTGTTTGCTATTTCTATACTATTTCTATCCGATATAGTAATTTCAGTTCCGATATTTCCAAAATCTTTTTTGTGTTCTGCTAATGCAGGTAGTTCCGCTGTATTTTGCGGTAAAAGTACATCAACGCTTTCTTTTTCACAGATATTTAACAATTGTGAGAGATACTCATTATTAGAGGGTTTTGGAATCTGGTAAAATTTGTCACATAAATATTTCCCGATAGCATCTTCTTTCATATCCGTTCCTACTGTCTTTATTTTTCTATTATCAAAGTTTTTTTCGAGTGAATATAAGGTTCCTTTTATTCCGGGAGCTCCTACCCCTGTTATTAGAACAGTTATACCATCCATCGTATCACCTCAAAAGCCTCAGCACATTCTGAATTGCACTGAATTCCTCTTGTTTTCGCTAATCCTTGAATAAACTCTTCTGAGAAGTATGCTTTTTCTTTTGCCAATTGTGATTTATAATTTTTTAACATCTCACATTTTTTAATTATATGTTCTTTTTTTAATTTCACAAATAATTGTGTGTTAAAAGTTACATGGTTCCAAGGCAATTCATAACAAATTATGCTTGACATCGTTTTAAATGCTCTTATCATTTCATTTGCAACTACTTGATGGTCTTGATGGAAATCATTTAGAGATGGACCGAAAACCACCTTAGGTTTAAATTCTTCTCGTATACGTATCAAGTTCTCTAAAATTTCTTGTCTATGATCATCCAAATATCTTACTTTGAAGTTATATATCCTGTAATTTTTTTCTTTCAAACCAAGACTTTCTACAACTCTCAAGAATTCTTTCTTTAAAGTATCCTTTGGTAAATTTTTTGGTAAGGACTCCTCAGCAGCAGAGAACACAATCCATAATATTTTATGCCTTTCTTCGATAAATTTAATTATGCTGCCCCCACAGCCTAACTCTGCATCATCTGTATGGGGGGAAAGGATCAATATTTTCATAAAGACCGCCTCAATCTGAATCTATCTTGATAATTTGGATTCTTTTTCATTATTTTTAAACTTTCTGGATAAATTTCCATAAATTTAATCATAAATGCTGTTACATCAATTTTATCTTTAAGTAACTTCTCTCTTTTTCTTTTTCCTTCCTTTTTTATATTATTTTTTTGGAGGATCTCTACAACTTTACCAATTGCTCCATTCTCAGCATCGGAAATCCACATTAAGTCGTATTTGTTTAAGTCATAAAATATTCCACAATATTTAGCCGTTGTGGATATATGGATTGCGTGTGTTCCCAATACTGCACTCTCGGTCGCCATTGTTCCACCCTCTCCAATATACAAACTCGCATAATACAACAAATCATGTAGCTTCTCTGGCGAGATTTTGATCTTGTACTTCTCCAGTTTCGTATTCAACACCCCTTCTGAAGTAATAAGCACCCGCCCGTATTTATCCAGTTTCCGCACCAATTCCATCTTGTTTTTGATGCCGTGTTGGCATATATCATGCGTTGCCCCCCACGAAACAAAACGCAGGATAATGAAGTTATCATCCCTTCTCAACCCCAGATCATCCAAAACAGATGGATCGGGTTTAAAATAATTTGGATGTAAATATGCGAGTTCGTAATAACCATTAAAACGAACATGTTTCTTTCCAAAATCTCTCATGTAACAATCAGGGGTTACCACAGCATCAGTGAACGGCAAACAAATTTTCTGGGCTACTGTAGCATGTTCTGTATCCTCAAATATAATAAAAGGTTTATTTAAAACAGCACTAACATGCGCTAAATGTGGCAACGCACGACCAACAAAAATATCTGGCTTAAATTCTTTGGCAATCCTGTAAGTACGATATTCCCATCCCAGGAGTGCGATTCCTTTCCTGTAAAGTCCTTGCTGGTTCACCCCGATCAAGGTATAGGGCATGTTAAATCGTTCAAGCAAGTATTCTGTAATCTCTTTCTCCACCGCAACTATTTTAACCTCATGTCCTTCATTCATTAAGTTATCAACTGTATTCTTGAAGAGAAGGACGTGTTTTGGGTGGTTAACACCGACTAATATTTTCATTTTTGTTTTACCTCACTTAAAGAAGTTTTTCGATACATGCCAGTTGATAGTTTGCGATCTCTTCCCAATCGTATTTTGATAACACTTCTTTTGCATCTTCTACTACTTTCCTGTGTTCTTCTTCATTTTCAAGAATATCAAGGACCTTCTCAGCCATATTTTCAGAGTTGCCTGTTTCAGCGGTAATGATGTATTCATTAAATATCTCCTGATAAATCGGTAGGTCGTATCCTACTACTGGTAATCCACATGCCAGCGCCTCAAGAATTACTACTGGCTGTGCCTCCTGATAACTCGGATAGACGAATACTCTCGATTCTTTCATCAATCTGTATTTTTCTTCACCTTCTTTCCAGCCTTCAATTTTTATATTCTCGCTTAGCCCCTTTTCTTTTATCTTTTTCTCCAATTCGCCTCTTTCCGGACCGTCTCCTATTATACAAAGTTTCATAGAGGGTTCTCTCTCCACAACAAAACCCCAAATATCTACAAGGTCATAGATACCTTTATTCCAAACTAACCGTCCAAGAAATACGCCTTCATATTTTTTGATTTTAACATCAACGTTCTCAATTTCGTTACAGGGGATGCCATTATTTACCACAACTACCTTTTCCAATGGAAAACCTGTTTCAATAAAATAATCCCTTGTAGCTTCGTTCACCACAAAAATCAGGTCAAAAGATCTGGCTAAGAAGACGCATAGCTTCCAATTCATTATAGAAATTGTTCTGCGTAAAAAATTCATCTTTTTAAGAACTTCGAACCTCGCCGATGGTGGTACAACATGAAAATATACCACTCTTTTTGCCTTTCCCTTCATAAACATACAGGGTATCATGTTCTGTGGTAGATAATTTGGAGCGGTGACGACATCATACTTCTCTTTAAGTTTTCGGAGTTCCATGATGCTTTTTATCGTTCTGAAAAGATAATTTAAATACCTGTTCTTACTCTCATCAAAAGGTGCTGTGTATAAAATCACTTCTTTATTGAGATTTGGATCCTTTTGAATATGCGATTCTGCCACTTTATACCCGGCCTTTGAGATGAAAAAATGCACTTTATTCGAGGTTGACCAGTAATTCGCAACTTCAACGATATGCCGACTACCGCCCCCAATGACACCTACGAGTGAATTAAAAATTACTAAAATCTTCAGTTTCTTCTCTGACATATATTTATCACTAAGCTCCCTGATTTCTTCTCAATAGTTCCTTCATATTTGTATAAGCAAAGAACATCATTGGTAATGGATCTTTACAGGATATGATATCGTCAGACATTATTCCATCAAAATTTAAAAAATCCTTAAGGATTTGTACACGATTATTTGAATGCCTGAGATGGCTAAAGAGTGCTCGTAGATCGTTCATCAAAAACCTTGTTCTGACCCCTAATTTATAGTTAAGAACGGGTGTTATATCTCCTTCTGTAGCCATCTTATATAGAAGATATGGAAAATCAACCCCTGCTGTGATCGCTTGATTTATCGAACCCCAGAATCTCGGGTTTACCTCTATCAAAACTGGTTTATTAGTCCGTTTATCCAGCTTGAACTCGACCATCGCGACACCATGCCAGTCTATGTATTCCAACAATTTGATTGCGATTTCCTCCATCTCCGGATGCCTCACGCTTTCTCTGAATGTGCTTGGACCCCCTGTGATAGGATATTCCCTCAAACGCTTGTGGGTGAACAAAGCTCTAAGATCGCCCTGATTGAACAAGACTGATACGCCATATCCATCACCCGGAATAAATTCTTGAATAAGAGGATAACATGAAGGATCGAGATTATAGTCCAGGATAGACTGTTTATAGTTGTAGATGAATTCATCCTTTGAATTTACATACTGGATACCCATGCTGCTTGTAGCATCTTTTAACTTGAGTACAGCAGGATATTCAATCATCTCTGCAATATTTCTAATTTCTCTAACATCTTTGACAGTACAGGTTTTAGGTGTGGGTAAGCCAAGTTCTGTTGCGATCTTCACCAGCTGATCTTTGTTATGCAGTTGTAGCATTTTAGGGTGGTCTGCAAATGGTATTTTTGTGTATAACTCAAGTTTGTTCTTGTGCATAGCTATTAGAAGTGTTTCAGTGCTATTTATTGGCATCAGAACTTCGATTTTTCTCTTTTTAACTTCTTTTTCTATTACGTTCTTAAATTCAAGAGGTGATTTTGTGGGAGAAGGACATACAAAGTGACTTTTGGAGTATTTTGAGAAAAAAGCAGCAGAAAATTGTTCGCAGTCAGTGGTTGTAACTTCGATATCTCTTCTACCCAGACTTCTGGTAATAACCAGAGCCTTTGCACCACTTGCACTTGTAACTAGTACACTCATTTTGACCTTTTATTTAGAACTTTATTAATGCACGACTTCACGAAACCCACTGTGCCATCTCTTTTAATCTTTCCTATGCCCACGCTCATCATTCTGAGATGATGGGGCGCCTCACTCCCTGCTATACTAACTTCACCCTTCAGCAAACACGCTTTAATGCTATCAAAGACTAAATCATTTTCCTCAATGATTGTTTGTGCTTGCCCGATCTCAAAGTAAGTATGCGCATCACTTCCAGCGATTATTGGTACCTCAAATTTTTTTGCTGATACCTGCGCTTTTTGATTAAGTTTTTTAGCAGTCCTTGCATTCAATCCCTCTACCAAATCAACCTTTTTTAACAGATCTTCCGGGTTACACAGTCTATTTCGATAAGGGTGTGGCAGAACAGTTATTCCATCCTGATCTTTTATTTCTTCAATCACCTCAGCAAATTCACCTGATTTAATTTCTTCACTCAGGAACAAACCAATCACTTCACCCTTATCAGTTTTTATTTCAGCCCCTACAATCACCATAAAATCCCCATCAGGTACGGCCGATTTTGTTTTTATCGCTCCTTTGATGGTATTATGGTCAGTAACTGCTATGCCAGAAAGCCCTTTCTTTTTTGCTATTTTAATGATTCTTTCTGGTTTTAAGATCGAGTCCTGTGAGTATATACTATGTATATGGAGGTCAAAGATGCTTGGAGAATCAGTTATATCAATCATGAAAACTCGTTCTATACTTTACGATTCCTGCTTTACCGACGTTTTTCACATTCTGCCATATCAGATCCTTCACCCAGCTACCAAAATTATCACTCCATCGCTCTGGGTGCGTTGAAATACATATCTGTTCTGATACCTCATTTTTTAACAGATCGATAACATCATCTGTGGATTTAACCTGATAAATAGACTCTACACCCACAACATCTTTCACACTATACTTTGAGCTGTTCCAGGTTCTGCCAGTGTCTGTTAAATAAAGAACCTTTTCATAGTCAATTGAAAGATAAGGCTCTCCTATAATGTCAAAATCTTTGAAATTATACTTTTTCCATAAATCACGATTATCCCATGAAGATAACGGATTTCCATGCATACATATCGTTTTAAGATCACACAGTTTTCTGAACTCTTTTAACTCGTCCTCAAAGATCTTTATCGCTTTTTTAAAATCGCCTTTCGCTCTGTCCAATACTTCATAATGGTAACCAATCTCATGTCCAGAATCATTTATAGCCCGGATAATATCTGGCTTGAAGACATCGGATACTGTTCTGAAGTAGTAAGTAGATGATATCCCGTGATCTTTTTCGATCTCTGCCACCTTCATTGCCTGTTCAGGTTTCCTATCCACATCATGACGTAAAATCACGCACTTCTGCTGTTGATCTTCCAGAAAGGTGCGGACACTCATTGGTATGTAATCAGAATCTACAATCGCTTTACATAACTTGTTATATTTTTCGAGCGTGAAGTCCAGCATAAAAACTATTCACTTCGTCCAAGGTAGAATATGTAGTCTGGGTCCTTCAGCCATGCCCTTAACGATGGTGCCCACTCAAAGACACGATTCTTTTCACAGATGTCTGACATTTTTTCCGCTCGCTTCAATCCGTGCCTGAAAATCCGTGTTCCTACAGTCTCTACCAACCTATCCATAAGCACAGAAAGCTTGTTCACAACCAGATCGTTCACTATCTCACCTTGAGCACGGGCATACCACATCGAAGCTCTGTATAACGCCTTCTCCAGTCGATTGAGTTTACGCCAGTTACCGTTTCTAAACCCACGTCTGAATTTTTGGAAGATCTCCTGGTGTGTGAACTTTTTACACATATCACATATTTTATTTCAAATATATATAAACTTTTTTCAAGTCGTCAATAAACTTTACACTGGTTATAGAAATATCTGACATATCACTAAACTTTGCAATACAGCGTGGCGGTAGCTTTATGAAAAGGAAAGATTATATAGACAGTAATGGATATAATTCAATCAATTCTTCTGGGTTTGATTCAGGGCATCGCAGAATGGCTTCCGATAAGTAGCGAGGGCCAGTCCATGCTCTTCATGATGGAAATTTTAAGGCTCTCTCCTGTGGAAGCATTTTCGATTGCAATCTTTCTCCATCTTGGAACTACACTTGCCGTTATCCTGAAGTTCAGAGCTGAATTTCTTGAGATCCTGAGGTGGCGGATAACATCTAATCCCATTCTTCTTAAAATAATCATCATCTCAACGCTTGCAACTGGAATAACTGGTGTTCCACTTTTCTTTCTCATAAAAGGTTTCAGTCATGGGGATATCTTCACACTTTTAATAGGCGGTATGCTCATACTCACAGGAATTCTTCTAAGAACTCAAGACTCAAAGGATGAGGGGTATAAACGAATCGAAGATATGAAAATCCGTGATATGCTGTTTTTAGGTCTTGCTCAGGGGTTTTCTATCCTCCCTGGTGTATCAAGGTCTGGAACAACAATAACTTTCTTGCTCCTTGATCGAATGAGACAGGAAG is from Candidatus Syntrophoarchaeum caldarius and encodes:
- a CDS encoding UDP-diphosphatase — its product is MDIIQSILLGLIQGIAEWLPISSEGQSMLFMMEILRLSPVEAFSIAIFLHLGTTLAVILKFRAEFLEILRWRITSNPILLKIIIISTLATGITGVPLFFLIKGFSHGDIFTLLIGGMLILTGILLRTQDSKDEGYKRIEDMKIRDMLFLGLAQGFSILPGVSRSGTTITFLLLDRMRQEDTLKVSFLISVPAVLGAVTLNLVTSSGEVIPFSVTNALVMITVAFLAGYATIDLLMRSARHLNFSKFCIILGFLTIVVTVFPWIV